One Spinacia oleracea cultivar Varoflay chromosome 4, BTI_SOV_V1, whole genome shotgun sequence DNA segment encodes these proteins:
- the LOC110799193 gene encoding uncharacterized protein — MASTALSHSLSSPLNSHSSLSHRTNLTLSPNYTPSISPLKLRSLSLSSTTPSFVTFASSDASATNISNDEIPIEKRFPAFPTVMDINQIRDILPHRFPFLLVDRVVEYTPGVSAVAIKNVTINDNFFPGHFPERPIMPGVLMIEAMAQVGGLVMLQPEVGGSRDNFFFAGIDKVRFRKPVIAGDTLVMRMTLVKLQKRFGIAKMEGKAYVGGEVVCEGEFLMAMGSSSSE; from the exons ATGGCGTCAACAGCTCtctctcactctctctcctcacccCTCAATTCACACTCCTCTCTTTCCCATCGCACAAATCTCACTCTCTCACCCAATTACACTCCCTCGATCTCTCCTTTAAAACTCAgatccctttctctctcctcaaccacCCCCTCTTTCGTCACCTTCGCTTCCTCCGACGCTTCCGCTACCAACATATCCAATGATGAGATCCCCATTGAAAAGA GATTTCCAGCATTCCCTACTGTTATGGATATTAATCAAATTCGCGACATTTTGCCTCACAG ATTTCCGTTTCTGCTAGTAGATAGAGTTGTAGAGTATACTCCAGGAGTATCGGCGGTTGCTATTAAGAATGTTACGATTAATGATAATTTCTTCCCTGGCCATTTTCCTGAGAGGCCTATTATGCCTGGTGTTCTCATGATTGag GCAATGGCACAAGTTGGTGGATTGGTCATGCTGCAACCTGAAGTTGGAGGATCTCGTGACAATTTCTTCTTTGCTGGTATCGACAAAGTAAGATTCAGGAAGCCAGTGATTGCTGGGGACACCTTGGTGATGCGAATGACACTCGTCAAACTCCAAAAACGCTTTGGTATAGCGAAAATGGAAGGCAAAGCATATGTTGGAGGTGAGGTAGTCTGTGAAGGAGAGTTTTTGATGGCTATGGGTAGTAGTTCAAGTGAATGA
- the LOC110790778 gene encoding uncharacterized protein, translated as MTTGEMTIAEMKAAYEKAQAELAQERASNETLQKELESVKSNKHQSGYKGGKPKKLTFEMPDDFEDVTDDEEETREEEDKEASDPVTQRLNKMDARMTKHYSRLMKLMTRFPGAPTPVETEPTDGYAASPFCEAIARVTVPHTLRLPTWTTLYDGTSDPYRHVNFYKQRMWQIGIPHDLVEPVMCKYFGGTLDGAALEWLTNVPPRSISCLSDLINAFYQQFASSRQLEKQTSDLYRLVQGPTESVHDYFNRFNCEKIGIKNCDVRTAIEAFKRGLIPNSELYREITKYPCATFEEVRSRATAQMRIEDDEVIRTASQRSIGGSSDRRSYTPRNNNWRHQPYVRQNQVQSVNQYYDTNNVYRNERVEHPNISDYGFNVDIGGVVNALQNVGGTVRWPRKNDRPDSMKDMSKWCDFHRDKGHTTEECISLKKEVAYLLKRGHLKEMLSDKGKETFSKEQTTLPGPTTSSERPDPPPFNKVVNVISGGSDICGLTSSAAKKINRGESETVEEGQTEDEVALHRSLTAMAITFDDSDSVDTQREHHDGLVISLPIGNALIKRILVDNGSSANVLFLEALQEMGLEEKNIVRRSTVLVGFSGEALRTVGEILLPTYAEGVNMMTKFNVVDCPSAYNVILGRPWIHKMKAVPSTYHQSIKFPTKWGVMEIKGQQRDAKKCYETALKPSKSPI; from the coding sequence ATGACTACTGGAGAGATGACGATCGCAGAGATGAAAGCGGCTTACGAGAAAGCCCAAGCCGAGCTAGCCCAAGAGAGGGCATCCAATGAAACCCTCCAGAAAGAGCTCGAATCCGTGAAGAGCAACAAGCACCAGTCCGGCTACAAAGGTGGGAAGCCAAAAAAGCTAACGTTCGAGATGCCCGATGACTTTGAAGATGTGACCGACGATGAGGAGGAAACCCGTGAGGAAGAAGACAAAGAAGCTTCCGATCCGGTGACCCAACGCCTGAACAAGATGGATGCACGCATGACGAAGCACTATTCCCGCCTGATGAAGTTGATGACCAGGTTCCCCGGGGCACCTACACCAGTAGAGACCGAGCCGACCGACGGGTATGCAGCGTCGCCGTTCTGCGAAGCGATCGCTAGAGTGACAGTTCCGCACACACTCCGGCTCCCAACCTGGACCACCCTGTACGACGGGACATCCGACCCCTATAGGCACGTCAACTTCTACAAGCAGCGCATGTGGCAGATCGGGATTCCGCACGACCTAGTGGAACCTGTTATGTGCAAATATTTCGGCGGCACCCTTGATGGAGCAGCTTTGGAATGGCTCACGAACGTCCCTCCCAGATCCATCTCCTGTTTGTCCGATCTCATCAACGCCTTCTACCAACAATTCGCCAGCAGTCGCCAGTTAGAAAAACAAACCAGTGATCTCTATCGGTTGGTTCAAGGGCCAACCGAGTCGGTACACGATTattttaaccgttttaattgtgaaaaaatcgGTATAAAAAATTGTGATGTCAGGACTGCTATTGAGGCGTTCAAGAGAGGCCTCATCCCCAATTCGGAGCTATACCGGGAaataaccaaatacccctgtgCAACTTTCGAAGAGGTGCGATCAAGGGCCACCGCCCAGATGCGAATCGAAGACGACGAGGTTATCCGAACAGCATCTCAACGATCGATAGGGGGCAGCAGCGACAGAAGATCGTACACCCCGAGGAACAACAACTGGCGACACCAACCATATGTTCGGCAAAACCAGGTACAAAGTGTCAATCAGTATTATGATACTAACAATGTTTACAGGAACGAGCGGGTCGAACACCCTAACATCTCCGACTACGGCTTCAACGTCGACATTGGAGGTGTGGTGAACGCCCTTCAAAATGTAGGTGGAACAGTCAGATGGCCCCGGAAGAACGACAGACCGGACTCCATGAAGGACATGAGCAAATGGTGCGACTTCCACCGCGACAAAGGACACACAACCGAGGAGTGCATCTCCCTCAAAAAGGAGGTCGCATACCTCCTGAAACGGGGGCATCTAAAAGAAATGTTGAGCGACAAGGGAAAAGAAACATTCTCCAAAGAGCAAACCACCCTGCCCGGCCCAACGACAAGCAGCGAGCGACCAGACCCACCACCATTCAATAAAGTGGTAAATGTTATTTCCGGTGGTTCAGATATTTGTGGACTAACCtcttctgcagctaaaaaaATTAACAGGGGAGAATCTGAGACCGTAGAAGAGGGACAAACCGAAGACGAGGTCGCACTACACAGGTCCCTGACCGCAATGGCTATCACTTTCGACGACTCAGATTCTGTAGATACACAGCGGGAGCACCACGACGGGTTGGTAATATCGCTCCCAATAGGGAACGCATTGATCAAAAGGATACTGGTCGACAACGGAAGCTCAGCCAACGTACTGTTCTTGGaagcactacaagaaatgggATTAGAAGAGAAAAATATTGTAAGGAGATCAACAGTTCTGGTAGGGTTCAGTGGAGAAGCACTACGGACGGTAGGAGAGATATTGCTGCCTACATACGCAGAAGGCGTCAACATGATGACCAAGTTCAACGTCGTCGATTGTCCATCAGCATACAACGTCATCCTAGGACgaccatggatccacaaaatgaagGCAGTGCCATCGACATACCACCAATCAATCAAGTTTCCAACCAAGTGGGGggtcatggaaatcaaagggCAGCAAAGAGATGCGAAGAAATGTTATGAGACAGCACTGAAACCATCCAAGTCACccatctag
- the LOC110799201 gene encoding MDIS1-interacting receptor like kinase 2 has product MSFKALFPLFFCILLQFSFISNFAGAIQQEAEALVEWKQSLHSLNQSFLSSWSLPRDALTAKNSNVITPCHWLGVGCENGSVTRLNLTNVGLTGTLYAFNFSSLPNLSFLDLHDNNLFGNIPSSISNLTKLTSLHLGNNQFTGKMPEDLGKITTLTNLNFINNFLSGQIPSSLGNLTSLTLLILGNNRFVGTIPPEVGYMISLTELRINLNNLTGPIPPSIGNLRGLKTLSVYGNKLSGSLPKEFDNLTNLTLCFLSNNTLSGSLPEKICQGGILQDFCASNNRFSGTVPKGLKNCTSLTRLRLDRNNFVGNITEDFAVYPVVDYIDLSYNNFEGEISSDWAKCKNMTSLKISDNNITGKIPPELGKATKLHYLDLSSNQLVGEIPKELGNLKSLFNLTLSNNKLSGNIPREVGNLLDLASLDLGANGLNGTIPEEIGNCPKMIYLNLSRNGLNGVIPWQIGSLVSLQVLLDLSRNSLSGEIPLQLGNLDNLEELDLSHNNFSGQIPSTFDQMQSLISVDVSYNNLEGPLPYGKVFMNSPLVSFMENKALCGNITGLIPCPRALNFSKRKGKNAVALITAPILGVGVFVCIVVAVALYLLKGGRGVKGEKNRKVGSQRENMFSIWSFDGKLVYEDIKQATKGFDVKYCIGEGGHGTVYKAVLSTGQIVAVKKLKTIQNPSFENAKNFEAEIEALSKIRHRNIVKLNGFCSHAQHSLLVYEYLERGSLGKLLGIEKEARELDWEKRVIVIKGIANALCYMHYDCSPPIIHRDLSSNNVLLDRDYEPRVSDFGTARLLSLDSCRNIWLHCS; this is encoded by the exons ATGTCATTCAAAGCTCTGTTTCCTCTGTTTTTTTGCATACTTTTGCAATTTTCATTCATTTCCAACTTTGCTGGTGCAATTCAGCAAGAAGCAGAAGCTCTGGTTGAATGGAAACAGAGCTTGCACAGTCTTAACCAGTCATTTTTGTCATCTTGGTCACTTCCAAGGGATGCTTTAACCGCGAAAAACAGCAATGTTATCACTCCATGTCATTGGCTTGGAGTTGGCTGTGAAAATGGAAGTGTTACAAGGTTGAACTTAACCAATGTGGGTTTAACAGGTACCCTTTATGCCTTCAACTTTTCATCTTTGCCTAATTTATCTTTCCTTGATCTTCATGATAATAATCTCTTTGGAAATATCCCTTCTTCAATTAGTAATCTCACTAAACTTACTAGTCTTCATTTGGGGAATAACCAATTCACTGGGAAAATGCCCGAAGACCTTGGAAAAATTACCACCCTCACAAATCTGAACTTCATAAACAACTTTCTTTCAGGCCAAATTCCATCTTCTCTAGGAAATTTAACCTCTCTTACTCTCCTCATCCTCGGAAACAACCGGTTTGTAGGTACGATTCCTCCTGAGGTCGGATATATGATATCACTCACCGAGCTTCGTATCAATTTGAACAACCTAACGGGTCCAATACCGCCTTCGATTGGTAATCTGAGAGGCCTGAAGACTTTGTCAGTTTATGGAAACAAGTTGTCAGGGTCACTTCCAAAAGAGTTTGATAACCTCACTAACTTAACCTTGTGTTTCCTGTCAAATAACACTCTTTCTGGCTCATTGCCTGAGAAAATTTGCCAAGGTGGAATTCTTCAAGATTTTTGTGCAAGTAACAACAGGTTTTCAGGAACTGTACCCAAGGGGTTGAAAAACTGCACCAGTTTGACAAGATTAAGGCTTGATAGAAACAATTTTGTGGGTAACATAACAGAAGATTTCGCGGTATACCCAGTTGTTGATTACATTGATTTGAGCTACAATAACTTTGAGGGTGAGATATCTTCTGATTGGgcaaaatgcaagaacatgaCTAGTCTTAAGATTTCTGATAATAACATTACTGGTAAAATACCTCCAGAATTGGGAAAAGCAACCAAGTTGCATTACCTAGATTTGTCATCTAATCAGCTAGTGGGTGAAATACCGAAAGAGTTGGGAAATTTGAAGTCATTATTCAACCTCACATTGAGCAATAACAAACTCTCTGGGAACATTCCCAGAGAAGTTGGTAATTTGCTTGATTTAGCCTCTCTTGACCTTGGCGCGAATGGATTAAATGGAACGATACCAGAAGAAATCGGAAATTGCCCCAAGATGATCTACTTGAATCTAAGTAGAAACGGCTTGAATGGAGTTATTCCTTGGCAGATTGGGAGTCTTGTGAGCCTACAAGTGCTGTTAGACTTGAGCAGAAACTCGCTTTCTGGCGAGATTCCGTTACAACTTGGAAACTTGGATAACTTGGAGGAGTTGGATCTTTCTCATAACAATTTTTCTGGCCAAATCCCTTCAACTTTTGATCAAATGCAAAGTTTGATATCTGTTGATGTGTCCTACAATAACCTCGAGGGTCCTCTTCCATATGGCAAAGTGTTCATGAATTCTCCCCTTGTATCATTTATGGAAAACAAAGCTCTATGTGGGAACATAACAGGGTTAATACCTTGCCCTAGAGCTCTGAATTTTTCAAAGAGGAAAGGCAAAAATGCGGTGGCACTGATTACTGCTCCCATCTTAGGAGTTGGAGTTTTCGTATGCATCGTTGTGGCGGTTGCCTTGTATCTTTTGAAAGGTGGAAGAGGGGTTAAAGGGGAGAAAAACAGGAAAGTAGGCTCACAACGAGAAAACATGTTTTCCATATGGAGCTTTGATGGGAAGTTGGTATACGAGGACATAAAACAAGCAACCAAAGGGTTTGACGTGAAGTACTGTATAGGAGAAGGTGGCCATGGGACTGTGTATAAAGCAGTTCTGTCAACAGGACAAATTGTTGCTGTTAAGAAGCTGAAAACAATACAAAATCCGAGTTTTGAAAACGCAAAGAATTTTGAGGCAGAAATCGAAGCATTGTCTAAGATTAGACATCGAAACATTGTGAAGCTTAATGGGTTTTGTTCTCATGCACAACATTCGTTGTTGGTTTACGAGTACTTGGAGAGAGGAAGCCTGGGGAAGTTGCTCGGGATTGAGAAGGAAGCAAGAGAATTAGACTGGGAGAAGAGGGTTATTGTGATTAAGGGGATTGCAAATGCACTTTGTTATATGCATTATGATTGTTCTCCTCCTATAATCCATAGAGATCTTTCTTCCAACAATGTGTTGCTTGACAGAGATTATGAGCCTCGAGTTTCTGATTTTGGCACAGCTAGGCTTCTGAGTCTAGATTCTTGCCGGAACATATGGCTACATTGCTCCTG A